From Clarias gariepinus isolate MV-2021 ecotype Netherlands chromosome 18, CGAR_prim_01v2, whole genome shotgun sequence:
TGTACATAAATTTGTTGTCTAACAACATGAATTTTTGTAAACCATGGCCAATTCTCGCTCAAAATGATCTAaatttgaaaaatgaaaaatgctgAGCGAGAGATTCTGTTAATGTGCACTTTAAAAGACAGGGTGCTATCTTAAATTACACCAAGGCTCTTAATTTGGGTGGAATAGGGCACAGTCATCAATGCTAAGCAGGTACTTACCTATCTTAGACAGCAGTGATTTAGATCTCTGACTTATtagcatttattttaagatagTCACTCTTAGAAAGGGTCTGAGGGCTTAACACTCACATAAAGCTGGGTATCGTCAGCATAGCAGTGGAAATAGAGACcataaaatcagaaaatatCGCTTAAGGGTAAAAATtcgatttaattaaattcaattttatttatatagcgcttttaacaatggccattgtctcaaagcagcttcacaaaaatgaaaaaaaaaaaaacattttttaaaagaaaatatgagTAATAAACAGGAGTGGTCCCAGTACAAAACACTGAGACACTCCCCAAGTAGTAGCTGAAGTCTTATTCCAATTACCACATATCTTAACAGATTGAGTCCTGCTATTAAGATAAATGTGAGCCATTGCTAGATTGTTCCTTGTACACCAATGGCAGAAAGGTATTCTAGAAGGACTGAATGGGATACCGTATcaaaagcatggatccatcctgcctcTTGTTCAGTCAACATTTCAGGATGCTGCTAGTGGTGGAACTTTTTAGGGAAGAATTTCTTGGCACAGTTTGGGCCCCTTAGTACCTCGGTGGCTGACCATTTCCATACTTTTATGACCACATTGTAGTGACTTCTGATGACCAGCAGGATAACACACCAcctcacaaagctaaaatcatctcatactggtttcttgaacatgacagagTTCACTGCATTCAAATGGCTtctacagtcaccagatcttagTCCAATAGATTACGTTCGGGATGTGGTTGAATGGGGATTCACATTATGGACGTGCTgctgacaaatctgcagcattTGTGTGATGCTGTCTGAGACTTCCAAACATTCATtagaaggctattccataactttggagcttttttaaaaaaaagctcttcCCCCTGCAGGAGTTTTTTATAATACGAGGTACTAACAAGCAGCTTGCATCCTTTGTTTAAAGTAGGCATGGTGAATTCTAAGACACTAGCAGGtcactcaggtactgtggcgcaagaccatttagtGCTTTATAGTCCTATATATAGCTATATGTTAGCTATAGCCTTCTTTATTTAATTCGTTATTTTCACAATTGATGAAATTAGCTGGCCATGAATCCCTTATCATGAGTTCTAGCATTGCCTACATATTGATCGATAATTCAgaatgaaagaaatataaaagttGGTTATTTGTAACTGATATTCAGCAACCATGAAAGGTAGACCAGCACACCATGCAGATCAGTCAGGTCAAATGAGAATGTCCTATATTCTCTACACAAGTAAGAATAATAAATATGGTCCTCAAAAATCGAATGATTGCTTAAAATACACAAACCAGCAgaacaaaaatgtataaatataggATTTTGTATAAATAGTAATGCTTAAGgtgattatttatattaaatgtattgaTTAACTATTTATTCTTTGTCAGTTTAATCCTCTTAATCCAATTGCTGAAACTGACCCAAACTACATCAGTAACCCCGGTCTGAAAGACAGAGTGCACTGTCTGGTGAGTGTTCTACCAGCCGACAGAATCTCTCTCATTCCTGATGAAGCTATCCAAAAAATGAGAGATGTTCGGAAAAAAGCTAGTGACTTGGGTAAGTTTTCACCCAAAAATCAGGTGAAAAACATCATCACTTACAGTAATCACCgcagtaatcttttttttttttgagttttattaCCATGAAAATATAAGCTGAATTCTACATGAGATAGACACAGAAACAGTTAGATTTATGGAAACAATAGAAACAGTTTCTGGTGATTTAACAGGGATTCCTCAAGTTGTCATTTTGCCGATGGTTGATAAAGCATGCCCTCTGGTTAACAAGACCCTGAGGAAGATCTACGAAAgcaaaaaagttaaagaaaaggTAAGAATAACAGCAACATCCTTCTGATCTGTAGCTCCTCTATCTACTCTATGATATTGATATTGATGGTGGTCAACTCTATGATGTTGATCACCATCAACATTGTATCAGACATATGCATTCCTATGTTAAACATTaactttgtacattttttaaatgtatttgaaacTTTTAACATTAAGTAATGTTGTACCTGTTGCTCTCAGATGGAAGTTTGCAGTCAAAGACTGGGAGTCCCGATGAACTGCATTTTCCCTCTGCTCAACTACGCTGAGCAGATTACCAACGACATGCACACAGATATTCTGATCCTCATGGGAGCGACCAACATCGTTAGTTTCGCAAATGACTATGTTGAAGACCAGGTTTACAATGTAAACCAACATTCTGAATAAATTCCCAGTGTGTCCAGTTTAGTCTCCAGCAGAGAAACAACATGAAACGTGTCAGGAAAACGCAGGATGAACAGGAATGTACATAGAAACAATATGTTTAATCTTttcactttattattaatatttatctgTCCATGTGAAAGATGGTGTCAAACTGCCTCCTCTTTTTTGTTACTCTCTCTAACACTCACCTGTGTAATGACAATTATTTCCTACTGGTTTCAATACATACAATAAATCAATGTAATAAGAGAGTCATGATCATTTTTAGCTTTATAtaagtttatgttttttttcatatcacGGTGAACTGAGTTTATTTAATTGCAAAGATTTTGATGACTACACTAAAATAAcacaagaataaaattaaaaagatatGTGTATTTTTGTCTCTGAAGTTAATAGCTGGttaaaagtttatatttaaGTCAACTGAAATAAACTAACTAACATCTATAAAGAATAGGACAAAACAACCAGATTTCCAGACGCGGGACAATAAGTTAAGAGAATACAACTGTATGCTGAGGACATATTAGCTCTAAGAGTGTCAGGGTGAACTAACCtgggcgaccagatgacttagctttagcgattagcccaatgtagcatggatggtgaacccaaacgcggatgaaagcgaataggcaggataaccacgcgatttagtttaaggactctcacaaaaggggagcaagggaaaaacacaaatttaacccgcgtcctataaacacacactcaaaatcagaaagcaaaacccaataaagtgagtactcacgaattgatggatggaaagccagaaccgacatgggctgaacttaatgactgagcaagatgctatggtttgtttactccttttatacttcctggttcgcgaccgctttacttccgggtcctagtgccggtcgcgttccgagtgtgcatgacagtacccccctgtccaggaccggctccagacggtcctgaggtggaggatacccgacgacggtagtctcgGATTAGTTCCTGGTCGAGAATGAAATGGGTCGAAATCCAAGaccgctcctcggggccgtagccctcCCAGTCGACTAGGTATTGGATACCTCTGCCCCGAGGACGCGAGTCAAGGATCCGGCGTACCGTGTAGGCGGGAACACCGTCGatgatccggggaggaggagcaggagggGTGGGTGGAATCATAGGAGATGTGGTGAAGTGTTTCAGCTGAGAGATGTGGAATACTGGATGGATCcagagcgccgcaggcagctggagccggtaggtgtcGGGGTTTATCCGTAGAGTGATGCAGTATGGACCAATAAACCTAGGTGAGAGTTTGCGTGATTCGGTGCGAAGATGAAGATTTTTTGTAGAAAGCCATACcctgtcacctacgtggtacaatcgtcccggggggtgtcgacggcgatgcTGGGTGATGTAGCGGGTGTTGGCCTGCCGGATGGATCTGTTGGCCTGGTTCCACAGCCGCCGACaccggcggaccaactgttgggctgatggcacatcaacctccggttcggGGTGGTTGAACATAGAGGGTTGAAAGccgtagcatacctcaaatgggctgaACTTCGTGGCTGAGGAGGTGTGAAGATTGTGGGATAGTTctgcccagatgaggtagcgagcccaggagcgctgacgaTCGGCGACGaagcatctcaggtagcgctccagttgttggttggtccgctccgtctgaccgttagtttGTGGGTGATATCCAGATGAAAGGCTGCAGGTGGagtcgatcagacggcagaaggctttccagaatttggcagtaaactggggccctctgtccgagacgatgtccttggggaacccatgcaggcggactacatgCTCTAGTATCAGCTCAGCTGTCCTtttggctgacgggagtccagcgagagccaccaggtgcacggccttagaGAACCGATCGACGATGGTCATTATGACGTCTTTTCCTTCGGAGACCGGCAGGCCCACGACAAAGCCgacggcaatgtgcgtccagggcctcCGGGGAACCGGAAGCGGTTGAAGGTCTCCCGATGTAGGTTGATTTGGATctttggccctggcgcacactgggcacACCTGAACGAACTCTTTGACGTCCTTCGCGAgagatggccaccagaagtctCGTTCGATGAAGAGATGGGTCCGTCGCGTGCCCGGGTGTCCAGATATGGGAGATGAGTGACCCCATTGTAAAACCTCAGATCTCATAGTCTCcggcacgtagagtcgtccaggcggcacacctgcccgTTCGGTCTCTGTGGTCTGCGCCTGGCGAACTCTCGTTTCCAAGTCCAATTGAAGTGGAGCAATTATCTTGGAAGGtgggaggacaggcgcggggtccgcccggggaaAATCCAGCTCCAATTGCCGGGAGAGAGCGtccgccttggtgttcttggaccccgggcggtaggaGAGGTggaagttcaagttcaagttcaagttcgctttattgtcattacaaccatatacagttagtacacagtgaaacgaaacaacgttcctccaggaccaaggtgctacatacaacataaaattacaacataaattaacagagacactaaactagctaaccaagaggcctagttaactggctagcagagacaggacagggagacctaacataaattacaacataaattaacaaaaactaactagctataAGTATAACTATAACTaaaagtataactatttttacagacaacataaagtgcacgtgcaaatgtgcaaacaagagcaacaacaaagtgacagtgcgcaaccacgacataacagaacataaaaatatggtgttgaggtagtgggtaaacgtaaacattcttttaaaaacagcagcaaaaatTGAGgagttagtgcaaaaattagtccagtaatgatcattgtgcaaaaagataaacagtgaagcatttacaggttggtgtgtacaataatttggtggtgtaggtcagtgtgtctgcacttgtgttgattagtcagtccagtcccaatattttgaggtagttgagttaagctgtgtgataatgtttgtgttagtgtgtgtgtgtgtgtgtgtgtgtgtgtgtgtgtgtgtgtgtgcgtgtttatcagtccagtctctttttgttgaggagacggatggcttgtggaaaaaagctgttgcacagtctggatgtgtgtgcccgaatgcttcggtacctttttccagatggcaggagtgtgaagtgtgtgtgagaggggtgtgtccgatcagccacaatgctggtggctttgcggatgcagcgtgtggtgtagatgtcttcaatagaggggagagagaccccgatgatcttctccgctgtcctcactatccgctgtagggttttgcggtccgatatggcacaattcccaaaccagacagtaatgcagccgctcagaatgctctcgatagttcctctatagaaggtggtcaggatcggtggtggaagctgggcctttctaagtcttctcagaaagaagagacgctgttgggctttcttgtgtagggagctggtgttgagggaccagctgaggcccttctctaggtggacacccaggaatttgatgctttcgacgattcccacagaggagccgttgatgctcagcggagaatggtcgcctcgtgtcctcctaaagtcaacaaccatctcctttgtcttgtcaacatttagagacaggttgttgtctttacaccagtccgttagcctctgcacttcctctccgtacgctgactcgtcgttcttgctaatgagacccaccacggtcatgtcatcagcgaacttaatgatgtggttcgaactgtgtgttgctacacagtcgtgagtcagcagtgtgaacagcaggggactgagcacgcagccttgtggggccccagtgctcagtgtggtggtgctggaggtgcagtttccgatccgtactgactgaggcctaccggtcagaaagtccgggatccagttgcagagggaggtgttcaggcccaacaggttcagcttcccaatcagttgttgggggataatagtgttgaatgctgagctgaaatctatgtacagcattcgaacatatgtgtccttcttgtccaagtgtgtgagggcaagatgtagtgtagtggagatggcgtcgtccgttgagcggttaggacgatacgcaaactgcagtgggtccagtgaggagggcagcagggtcttgatgtgtctcatgacgagcacttcatgatggtgggtatgagtgcaacgggacggtagtcattgagacaggacacagtagacttcttgggcacggggacgatggtggtggccttgaagcacgtggaaacgacggcgctgctcagagagatgttaaagatgtcggtgagaacatctgccagctgttcagcacattctctgagcactctgcctgggatgttgtctggtccagcagctttacgtgggttgactcagcgtagagttttcctcacctcagctgtagtgagacacagcacctggtcgttcggagaaggggtggtctttctcgccgccacgtcgttctgcctgtcaaaccgagcatagaagttattcagcgcatctggaagggagccgtcactgtcacaggcaggtgatgtcgtcctgtagtttgtgatggcttgtaagccctgccacatgcgccgtgtgtcgccgctgtccctgaagtgattgtggattctctgggcgtgtgcgcgctttgcctctctgatggcccgagaaagtttggcccttgctgttctgagagccaccttgtctcccgctttgaaggcagagtctctggtcctcagaagtgcacacacttccgcagtaatccacggtttctggtttggtcgtgagatgatgctcttggagacagtgacgtcatcggtgcacttgttgatgtagctggtcactgatgacgtgtactcctccaagtcagtgaagtcgccgtaagttgcagcctccctaaacatgttccagtccgtgcactcgaaacagtcctgaagagcagagatggctcctgctggccaggttctcacctgcttcagaaccggttttgagcgcctgacgagtggtctgtatgctggaattagcataacagagatgtggtctgagtagccgaggtgggggcggggctctgcccgatatgcgccggggatgtttgtgtaaacaagatccagcgtgtttttccctctcgttgcaaagtccacatactgatggaatctaggaagcactgacttgagatttgcatggttgaaatctccagcaacaataaacagtccatccgggtgtgtattttgcagttcactgatctttgtatacagttcccatagcgcttccttagcattagcgctaggtggaatgtacactccgataatgaaaacagtggtgaattctcgtggtaaataaaaaggtctgcatctaacaatcacaaactccactagcaatgagcaataactagaaactagcacagagttcttgcaccatttcgtgttgatgtaaacacataagccgccaccgcgagtcttaccgcacagagctgcatttctgtcgacgcgaaacgaggctagcccgtctagctgaatagcggcgtccggtactctgtcgctgagccatgtctccgtgaaaacaaagacacagcagtctctaacctcacgctgtgtagcctgctggagtcggatgtagtccagtttattgtccagggagcagacgttagataagatgatggacgggagagccggccagctagggtttgtttttagcctagcacagactcccgcccgcttgccgcgcttccgcttcctcgcgcaccgcttccgatgacccttcctccggcctccggcatcaggcaacgccgaggcttcgaggcctgtttcacgcagcaagccgaggtcgcgtagcttttcaCGCAGCTCATCGTCGATatcattaaccgggttatttaggttgaaaagtgtctggctgttgtatgtacggacaccagttgcgaagatatccatacacatagaaaaataaacgcgctacacacaaaacgtaaacaacgtagcaccattttggctccggagcggccgctgcgtgctactgccgtgccgccatcttggatcagCTATTCCGGAAGTCGTAGTTCTCGAAAAACAATGCCCACCGCGCCTGTCGTGGGTTCAACTGTTTTAGATTTCTGATGGAGATGAGGTTTTGATGGTCTGTCCAGATAATGAATGGCtccctggcgccctggagccagtgacgccatttcttccaaagcccactttatggccagcagctcgcggtcccctaccccgtatcgctgctgagtgtagtcaaattttttggagaagaaactacatgggtgtagtttctgatctggacccCATTGGGAGAGAACTgctccagcgcccacatctgaagcgtccacctccacaacgaatggtttactgacatcagggtgaagaagaataggagcggtggtgaaacggTGGCAGAGATTCTTGAAGGCGGCGATAGCAGTAGGGTTGAAGTGGAAAGGGAGAGATGAGGGCCGAGTCAGAGCGGTTAGGGGGgcagcaactgtactgtagtcccggataaagcgacgatagaaattcgcaaacccgagaaaccgttggagttgcttaagggtcttgggtaggggccaatgacgcacaacctccagcttctgcgggtccatggccacaccctgggacaagatgacaaaacccaggaacgtggtggagcgctcgtgaaaggTGCACTTTTCCAACGAGTACTACTAAAGAGTAGTCTCTTTAGAACCGCCTTGATGTGCTGGATATGTTCTTCAGCGGTGCGTGAGTAAATGAGGATGTCGTCGAGATAGGCGAATGCCCACCGGCCAAGCATGTCACGGAGAACGTCGTTAATCAGATGTTGAAATGCGGCGGGGGCATTACATAGTCCGAAAGGGATAACGAGACTCTCGTAGTGTCCAGTTGGAGtaatgaaggccgtcttccactcatcgccctctctgatgcgcaccaagttgtaggcgctccggaggtccaacttggtaaagatggtggcaccagagagggcgtccagggctgagttggtaagaggcagtgGATGTGGGTTTTTAATGGTtatgttgtttagcccccgatagtcgacacatgggcgaagttcgcctcccttcttcttcacgaagaaaaaccccgcgacggcaggtgaggaggagggcctgatGGTACCTTGTCGAAGAGCGTTGGTgacatactcctccatcgcctgcgtctctgtgGGTGTCagcgagtagagatggccgcggggtaGAATCATGCCAGGTTGGAGATCTATGGCGAGGTCGTACGGGCGTCGTGGAGGAAGGTGAGTAGCTCTCTTCTTACAGAAGACCTCGGCTAAGTCCCGATATGTCTcggggatggcgttggtgtcgacgtcgggggcctcggactcccgagagcacgtcccagccgtCGCCCTTAGGCATA
This genomic window contains:
- the LOC128506375 gene encoding interferon-induced protein 44-like, giving the protein MSYILYTICQFNPLNPIAETDPNYISNPGLKDRVHCLVSVLPADRISLIPDEAIQKMRDVRKKASDLGIPQVVILPMVDKACPLVNKTLRKIYESKKVKEKMEVCSQRLGVPMNCIFPLLNYAEQITNDMHTDILILMGATNIVSFANDYVEDQVYNVNQHSE